One part of the Tenacibaculum sp. 190130A14a genome encodes these proteins:
- a CDS encoding pentapeptide repeat-containing protein, with amino-acid sequence MKYETPIYIGDLLDRYETGERQFPNCNFEKHENLQNLILDNSNLEGSSFFSADFTGSSFRNCNLRNCKFKCCKFQNVNFENADLSGCVLSAVEFINCSFLNTKFDGANWYGNTISAEDFMKRINSTSY; translated from the coding sequence ATGAAATATGAAACCCCGATATATATTGGAGATTTATTAGATAGATATGAGACGGGAGAACGTCAATTCCCTAACTGTAACTTTGAAAAACATGAAAACCTTCAAAATCTGATTTTAGACAACTCAAACCTTGAAGGCTCTTCATTTTTTAGTGCCGACTTTACTGGAAGTAGTTTTCGAAATTGCAATTTGAGAAATTGCAAATTTAAATGCTGTAAGTTTCAAAATGTTAACTTTGAAAATGCCGATTTAAGTGGGTGTGTATTAAGTGCAGTTGAATTTATAAACTGTAGTTTCTTAAACACTAAGTTTGATGGAGCAAACTGGTACGGAAATACTATCTCAGCAGAAGACTTTATGAAAAGAATAAACAGCACATCTTATTAA
- a CDS encoding IS3 family transposase — MQHLASLSKISVATACKYYGISKDWYYQEKRKIICSLNPLKKCYKQYPNQLTIQEIITIEQLIKDSIHFGKTKTTLYYYALKNNLISCGKSTFFKYTAALGYQKIKRFKVTTIEDGIQKVAFVKDNFSKAILHVASTDGKAGSRFIKNLFQETFTKYDLLNTTKPISILSDRGSENKGKLLTWINSIKAPPLVTKITARTKEFPFSNSMAESTHSIYKTEFLHGKHSLNQQIHLLDLQRFIEYYNHHRYLTELYGYTPMEIIQGKTPNKDLYKQQIQLARKKRTIIKNLTIVV; from the coding sequence GTGCAACATTTGGCTTCTTTATCAAAAATATCAGTAGCTACTGCTTGTAAATATTATGGGATTTCTAAAGATTGGTATTATCAAGAAAAAAGAAAAATTATTTGTAGCCTAAACCCCTTAAAAAAATGTTATAAACAATACCCCAATCAACTAACGATACAAGAAATAATTACTATTGAACAATTAATTAAAGACTCTATCCATTTTGGAAAAACTAAAACCACTTTATACTATTACGCTCTTAAAAACAATCTTATTTCCTGCGGAAAATCTACCTTTTTCAAATATACTGCTGCTTTAGGATATCAAAAGATAAAACGATTCAAAGTTACTACTATTGAAGATGGCATACAAAAAGTTGCCTTTGTAAAAGATAATTTTTCTAAAGCTATTTTGCATGTAGCTTCTACAGATGGAAAAGCAGGAAGCAGGTTTATTAAAAACCTTTTTCAAGAGACTTTTACAAAGTATGATTTACTCAACACTACTAAACCTATTAGTATTTTGTCTGATAGAGGCTCTGAAAATAAAGGAAAACTTCTAACTTGGATTAATAGCATAAAAGCCCCTCCACTTGTTACTAAAATTACTGCTAGGACAAAAGAATTTCCATTTTCTAATTCAATGGCTGAAAGTACGCATAGCATTTATAAAACCGAGTTTCTCCACGGAAAACATTCTTTAAATCAACAAATACATTTGCTCGATTTACAGCGTTTTATAGAATATTATAATCATCACAGATATCTAACCGAATTGTATGGATATACTCCTATGGAAATCATTCAAGGTAAAACTCCAAATAAAGACCTCTATAAGCAACAAATACAACTTGCTAGAAAAAAAAGAACAATAATCAAGAATTTAACAATTGTAGTATAA
- a CDS encoding NTF2 fold immunity protein encodes MRKLKNIIILLTMILTSSVIFGQETERWKITEKQAKEIIRESLSDSTRHNVIGLRPILTKRKKVIEFAELVLWDIYGKKNIKKQKPYDVFLIDNYWFLRGTLPKGWKGGTFTIIIDSRNCKIVRLTHGK; translated from the coding sequence ATGAGAAAACTGAAAAATATAATTATTCTACTGACAATGATTCTAACCAGCTCAGTCATATTTGGACAAGAAACAGAAAGGTGGAAAATAACCGAAAAGCAAGCTAAAGAAATCATTCGTGAAAGTTTGTCTGACTCAACTCGTCATAATGTTATCGGTCTACGACCGATTCTAACAAAACGAAAAAAAGTTATTGAATTTGCTGAACTTGTTCTTTGGGATATTTATGGAAAAAAGAATATTAAGAAACAAAAACCATACGACGTTTTTCTAATTGATAATTATTGGTTTTTGCGTGGAACTTTACCGAAAGGATGGAAAGGAGGAACATTCACAATAATTATTGATTCTCGGAATTGCAAAATAGTACGACTGACACATGGGAAGTAA
- a CDS encoding OmpA family protein, translating to MRRTIPLQILICILFTTITFGQRKYAADRYFNEFAYKKSTELYKVIYEKGDDSYLVLSRLGDSHYFNFEFDLAEKYYNKLMNSYMSVASPKHIFRYSQVLKTNGKVKESDKWLFKLKNIGNDSRAEALEKNEDYFVEYSNKPKTYINIHNISSNTKYSDFGGFLYKNGFYFASAKPKSEKDKKLYRWNRQPFLNIYKTEKKEVKENKVLEVEDANMINELSSKYHESNLIITKDGKKAYFTRDNFDGKRLQGDKDRVSHLKIYSVERIGDVWGNIQELPFNSKDYSCGHPALSPDERTLYFVSDMANGYGGTDIYKADILGNNTFGEPVNLGKSINTEGREMFPFMGNNGTLFFASDGHLGLGALDIFESKKENNRFTSPVNLGSPVNGPFDDFAFVINDEHTYGFFSSNRKGGEGDDDIYSFTIYNCKEDIKGIVSDSRTGEPISEVLVQLMNSKGEPIEEQRTRGAGEYLFKKIDCEKNFVVVVSKENYRNAKKDTKTLDINKETVVENIQLESLIVENQIVINPIYFDFDLHNIREDAEYELEHIVSVLNNNPDLIIKIESHTDSRGTKEYNKTLSSNRAKSTRDYIISRGINADRIESAIGYGEDKLLNDCDDANQSKCTEEEHQKNRRSYFYIVKRGDNIKVTNQKKE from the coding sequence ATGAGAAGAACAATACCACTACAAATATTGATATGTATACTATTTACAACAATTACGTTTGGGCAACGTAAGTATGCTGCAGATAGATATTTTAATGAATTTGCGTATAAAAAGTCAACGGAGTTGTATAAAGTAATTTATGAAAAAGGAGATGATTCCTATTTAGTATTGAGCAGACTAGGCGATTCACATTACTTTAACTTTGAGTTTGATTTAGCAGAGAAATACTATAACAAGCTTATGAATTCTTATATGTCTGTTGCTTCACCAAAGCATATTTTTCGATATTCACAAGTTTTAAAGACTAATGGAAAAGTAAAAGAATCAGACAAATGGTTGTTTAAATTAAAAAATATTGGAAATGATAGTAGAGCAGAAGCTTTGGAAAAAAATGAAGATTACTTTGTTGAATATTCTAACAAGCCAAAGACATACATAAATATTCATAATATTTCATCCAATACTAAATATTCCGATTTTGGAGGATTTCTTTATAAGAATGGTTTTTACTTCGCTTCGGCAAAACCGAAGTCAGAAAAAGACAAGAAGTTATATAGGTGGAATAGACAGCCATTTTTAAATATCTATAAAACAGAAAAGAAAGAAGTTAAGGAAAATAAAGTTTTAGAGGTTGAGGATGCTAACATGATCAATGAGTTGAGTTCAAAATATCATGAATCTAATTTAATTATTACAAAAGATGGAAAAAAAGCATATTTCACAAGAGATAATTTTGATGGGAAACGATTGCAAGGAGATAAAGACCGAGTTTCTCATCTTAAGATTTATTCCGTAGAAAGAATAGGAGATGTTTGGGGGAATATACAAGAATTACCATTTAATAGTAAAGATTATTCCTGCGGACATCCTGCTTTAAGTCCAGATGAAAGAACATTATATTTTGTATCTGATATGGCAAATGGTTATGGAGGAACAGATATTTATAAGGCTGATATTTTAGGAAATAATACTTTCGGAGAACCAGTGAATTTAGGTAAATCAATAAATACAGAGGGAAGAGAAATGTTTCCATTTATGGGGAATAACGGAACCTTGTTTTTTGCTTCTGATGGACATTTAGGATTAGGAGCTTTAGATATTTTTGAGTCAAAGAAAGAAAATAACAGGTTTACATCACCGGTAAATTTAGGAAGTCCTGTTAATGGTCCCTTTGATGATTTTGCATTTGTAATTAATGATGAGCATACATATGGTTTTTTCTCATCTAATAGAAAAGGAGGAGAAGGAGATGATGATATTTATAGTTTTACAATCTACAATTGTAAAGAAGATATAAAAGGAATTGTTTCAGATTCGAGAACTGGAGAACCAATTTCGGAAGTGTTGGTTCAATTAATGAATTCAAAAGGAGAACCTATAGAAGAACAAAGAACGAGGGGAGCGGGAGAATATTTGTTTAAAAAGATAGATTGTGAGAAAAACTTTGTAGTAGTAGTTTCAAAAGAAAATTACAGGAATGCAAAAAAGGATACAAAAACGTTGGATATAAATAAAGAAACAGTGGTTGAGAACATTCAATTAGAATCCTTGATAGTAGAAAATCAAATAGTAATCAATCCAATTTATTTTGATTTCGATTTGCATAATATTAGAGAAGATGCAGAATATGAATTGGAACATATTGTTTCGGTTTTAAATAACAATCCAGATTTAATTATCAAAATAGAATCTCATACAGATAGTAGGGGTACCAAAGAATACAATAAAACCTTATCCAGTAACAGAGCAAAATCTACCAGAGATTATATAATTTCTAGAGGAATTAATGCTGATAGAATTGAAAGTGCTATTGGTTATGGTGAAGATAAACTACTGAATGATTGCGATGATGCAAATCAAAGTAAATGTACTGAAGAAGAACATCAAAAAAATAGAAGATCTTATTTTTATATCGTAAAAAGAGGAGACAATATTAAAGTAACTAATCAAAAAAAGGAATAA
- a CDS encoding type IX secretion system membrane protein PorP/SprF, producing MKLRYIYTIVALIFSGLNINAQQDPQYTQYMYNTMSVNPAYAGSSGHTIINLLGRTQWVGVDGAPDTQTLSYDAPLGYSGVGLGVNLTNDRIGPAREIFLDINASYRVRTSDEGNLSFGLKLGGRHLNVDWSRGLIQDREDKRLRGNINRFLPTIGAGIYYYTDNWYLGGAVPNIIRTEHYDDANSGGDVAEERMHFFFIGGYVFDLNESIKFKPAFLTKIVSGAPLSLDVSANFLFNQKFTAGAAWRWDDSISALLGLQATENLHIGFAYDLTTSNYSNYNSGTYELMIKWEIFRELATKSPRFF from the coding sequence ATGAAATTAAGATATATATATACAATAGTAGCATTGATATTTAGCGGATTAAATATCAATGCACAACAAGATCCACAGTATACACAATACATGTATAATACAATGAGTGTTAACCCTGCATATGCTGGTTCTAGTGGACATACCATAATAAATTTATTAGGAAGAACACAATGGGTTGGGGTTGATGGAGCTCCTGATACGCAGACCCTAAGTTATGATGCTCCGCTTGGTTATAGCGGAGTTGGATTAGGAGTAAACCTTACCAATGATAGAATTGGACCAGCAAGAGAGATTTTTTTAGATATTAATGCTTCTTATAGAGTAAGAACTAGTGATGAAGGGAATTTATCATTTGGATTGAAATTAGGTGGAAGACATTTAAATGTAGACTGGAGTAGAGGATTGATTCAAGATAGGGAAGATAAAAGGTTACGAGGGAATATCAATCGATTTTTACCAACTATTGGAGCGGGAATTTATTACTACACTGATAATTGGTATTTAGGAGGAGCAGTTCCTAATATCATAAGAACGGAGCATTATGATGATGCGAATAGTGGCGGAGATGTAGCAGAAGAAAGAATGCACTTTTTCTTTATAGGTGGATATGTCTTTGATTTAAATGAGAGTATCAAGTTTAAGCCTGCTTTTTTAACAAAAATTGTAAGTGGTGCTCCTTTATCACTAGATGTGTCTGCCAATTTTTTATTCAACCAAAAATTTACAGCAGGAGCAGCTTGGAGATGGGATGACTCCATTAGTGCTTTACTTGGGTTACAGGCTACCGAAAATTTACATATTGGGTTTGCTTATGATTTGACCACTTCAAATTATAGTAACTACAACTCAGGTACCTATGAATTAATGATAAAATGGGAGATATTCCGAGAGTTAGCAACTAAATCTCCAAGATTCTTTTAA